A DNA window from Polynucleobacter sp. AP-Titi-500A-B4 contains the following coding sequences:
- the iscU gene encoding Fe-S cluster assembly scaffold IscU, protein MAYSEKVIDHYENPRNVGSFDKGDDSVGTGMVGAPACGDVMKLQIRVNDQGVIEDAKFKTYGCGSAIASSSLVTEWVKGKTLDQALEIKNSLIAEELALPPVKIHCSILAEDAIKAAVADYKEKHPVK, encoded by the coding sequence ATGGCATATAGCGAAAAAGTCATCGACCATTATGAAAACCCCCGTAACGTTGGCTCCTTTGACAAGGGCGACGATAGCGTAGGTACTGGCATGGTTGGTGCGCCAGCTTGTGGCGACGTGATGAAGTTACAGATTCGCGTGAACGATCAAGGTGTGATTGAAGATGCCAAGTTCAAGACCTATGGTTGTGGCTCTGCTATCGCTTCCTCTTCATTAGTTACCGAGTGGGTTAAAGGCAAGACTTTGGATCAAGCCCTAGAGATTAAGAATTCCTTGATTGCTGAAGAGTTGGCATTGCCACCAGTGAAAATTCACTGCTCTATCTTGGCTGAAGATGCAATCAAAGCTGCTGTTGCTGATTACAAAGAGAAGCATCCAGTTAAATAA
- the hscA gene encoding Fe-S protein assembly chaperone HscA, whose protein sequence is MALLQISEPGKSLAPHQRRIAVGIDLGTTNSLVAIVKDALPKVLPDEQGRELLPSVVRYLPNGRTQAGFEALESIVIDPKNTIVSVKRFMGRGLTDVEHIESAPYDFVDQPGMLKLRTVAGDKSPIEVSAEILARLRQLAEDSVNDDIVGAVITVPAYFDDAQRQATKDAAKLAGIEVLRLLNEPTAAAIAYGLDNASEGVYAVYDLGGGTFDISILRMSRGVFEVLSTGGDSALGGDDFDHRLYCWVIEQAKLPPLSIHDHRTLLQACKHAKEQLSHNPLARVHETLSDGTVVNVGVSQAQFFEITQNLVAKTLMACKKALRDAGLKAEDVKGVVMVGGSTRMPNVQRAVGELFGTQPLNNLNPDQVVALGAAMQADLLAGNQSKDDEWLLLDVIPLSLGIETMGGLVEKIIPRNTPIPVARAQDFTTFKDGQTALAIQVVQGERELVQDCRSLGRFELRGIPPMAAGAARIRVTFQVDADGLLSVSATEQGSGVQASIDIKPSYGLTDAEITRMLQDGFASAKEDLLSRSLREEQVNAQRLLDAVQTALASDRNLLNTEEQKAIDQEMAILQKILDEETDSAIVRKAVDHAAKATDEFAQMRMNASIQKALSGKNVAEI, encoded by the coding sequence ATGGCCCTATTACAAATCTCTGAACCTGGTAAATCGCTTGCGCCACATCAGCGCCGCATTGCCGTAGGTATTGATTTGGGGACCACCAATTCTTTGGTGGCTATTGTTAAAGATGCATTGCCTAAAGTATTGCCTGATGAACAGGGGCGCGAGTTATTGCCTTCAGTAGTGCGTTACTTGCCGAATGGTCGCACCCAGGCAGGATTTGAAGCGCTCGAGAGCATTGTGATTGATCCAAAGAACACGATTGTTTCGGTGAAGCGCTTTATGGGTCGTGGCTTGACTGATGTTGAGCATATTGAGAGCGCGCCTTACGACTTCGTTGATCAGCCAGGCATGCTCAAACTGAGAACAGTTGCTGGCGATAAAAGTCCAATTGAAGTTTCTGCAGAAATTCTTGCGCGATTGCGGCAGTTAGCTGAAGACTCTGTAAACGATGACATTGTGGGTGCAGTGATTACCGTGCCGGCCTATTTTGATGATGCACAACGTCAAGCAACTAAGGATGCTGCGAAGTTGGCTGGCATTGAGGTATTGCGTTTGCTAAATGAGCCGACCGCCGCTGCAATTGCCTATGGTTTGGATAATGCCTCTGAAGGTGTCTATGCTGTTTATGACTTAGGCGGCGGCACCTTTGATATATCCATCTTGCGGATGAGTAGAGGTGTATTTGAGGTGCTCTCTACAGGCGGTGACTCTGCTTTGGGTGGCGATGATTTTGATCATCGTTTGTATTGCTGGGTGATTGAGCAAGCTAAGTTGCCACCCCTCTCAATTCATGATCACCGTACACTGCTACAAGCATGCAAACATGCCAAAGAACAGCTTAGCCATAACCCCTTAGCACGTGTGCATGAAACTCTTTCAGATGGCACAGTAGTGAATGTTGGCGTAAGCCAAGCCCAGTTTTTCGAGATTACACAAAACTTGGTTGCTAAAACCTTGATGGCCTGCAAGAAAGCCCTCCGTGATGCGGGCTTAAAAGCTGAAGATGTTAAAGGTGTTGTTATGGTGGGTGGTTCAACCCGCATGCCGAATGTACAACGTGCCGTTGGCGAACTATTTGGCACACAACCTTTAAATAACTTAAATCCTGATCAAGTCGTTGCGCTTGGTGCGGCGATGCAAGCAGATTTATTGGCTGGTAACCAAAGTAAAGATGATGAGTGGCTCTTGCTTGATGTCATTCCGCTATCACTTGGTATTGAGACTATGGGTGGTTTAGTAGAAAAAATCATTCCTCGCAATACTCCTATTCCTGTTGCTAGAGCACAAGATTTCACTACCTTTAAGGATGGCCAAACTGCATTGGCGATACAAGTGGTTCAGGGTGAGCGTGAGTTAGTGCAAGATTGCCGCTCACTCGGCCGATTTGAATTACGTGGCATTCCGCCAATGGCTGCAGGCGCTGCACGTATTCGGGTGACGTTTCAGGTAGATGCTGATGGTTTGTTATCTGTGAGCGCAACTGAGCAAGGCTCTGGTGTTCAGGCATCAATTGATATTAAGCCTTCTTATGGCTTAACTGATGCTGAAATTACGCGTATGTTGCAAGATGGGTTTGCATCAGCCAAAGAAGATTTACTCTCTAGATCATTGCGTGAAGAGCAAGTTAATGCGCAGCGTTTATTAGATGCTGTACAGACAGCACTGGCTAGTGATCGCAATCTTCTGAATACTGAAGAGCAAAAAGCAATTGATCAAGAGATGGCAATACTGCAAAAGATTTTGGATGAAGAAACTGATAGCGCCATTGTGCGCAAAGCGGTAGATCATGCAGCTAAAGCAACTGATGAGTTTGCCCAAATGCGAATGAATGCGAGTATTCAGAAAGCCTTATCTGGTAAGAATGTTGCCGAGATCTAA
- a CDS encoding polyhydroxyalkanoate depolymerase, with protein sequence MLYQLHEFQKALLQPMSSWARAASEAFINASNPASKVPGSDRLAASYELLYRLGKDYKKPEFGIRSVKAHGHEVAIHERTITAKPFCNLVRFKRFSDDVETIKSLKDDPVVLIVAPMSGHHATLLRDTVRTLLQDHKVYITDWVDARLVPVEDGEFGLDDYVHYIQEFIRTIGAKDLNVISVCQPTVPTLGAISLMASAGEETPSSMIMMGGPIDARKSPTAVNNLAEQKSHEWFESHVIYKVPPNYPGAGRRVYPGFLQHTGFIAMNPQNHLQSHWDYFQNLVRGDEQDAESHIRFYDEYNAVLDLDAKFYLDTIKTVFQDYSLPNGTWEVAGQLVKPQDIQKTALLTIEGELDDISGSGQTRSAHGLCTGIQKEHKDHYEVAGAGHYGIFAGRRWRDKVYPKIKNFIREHQVVNKKSKARPPELEGSD encoded by the coding sequence ATGCTTTATCAGTTACACGAGTTCCAAAAAGCCTTACTTCAACCCATGAGTTCATGGGCACGCGCTGCATCTGAGGCTTTTATTAATGCCTCGAATCCAGCTTCTAAGGTTCCTGGATCGGATCGATTAGCTGCTAGTTATGAACTCCTCTACCGCTTAGGCAAAGACTATAAAAAACCAGAATTTGGTATTCGCTCTGTTAAAGCGCATGGTCACGAAGTTGCGATTCATGAGAGAACAATCACTGCAAAACCATTTTGTAATCTGGTTCGTTTTAAGCGCTTTTCTGATGATGTAGAAACCATCAAGAGCCTCAAGGATGACCCTGTTGTACTGATAGTTGCTCCGATGTCTGGTCACCACGCTACTTTGTTGCGTGACACTGTACGCACCCTATTGCAAGACCATAAGGTTTACATCACCGATTGGGTCGATGCTCGCTTAGTGCCAGTTGAAGATGGTGAATTTGGTCTTGATGACTATGTTCATTACATTCAAGAATTCATTCGCACTATCGGCGCAAAAGATTTAAATGTGATTTCTGTTTGCCAACCAACAGTGCCAACATTGGGTGCAATCTCTTTAATGGCATCTGCTGGTGAAGAAACCCCATCATCGATGATTATGATGGGCGGCCCAATTGATGCCCGCAAATCACCTACTGCCGTTAATAACTTGGCAGAGCAAAAATCCCATGAGTGGTTTGAAAGCCATGTGATCTACAAAGTGCCGCCAAACTATCCAGGTGCTGGACGTCGCGTATATCCAGGCTTCTTACAGCACACTGGCTTTATTGCGATGAACCCACAGAACCACTTACAGTCTCATTGGGATTACTTCCAAAACTTAGTACGTGGTGACGAGCAAGATGCTGAATCTCATATTCGTTTCTACGATGAGTACAACGCAGTATTGGATTTAGATGCGAAGTTCTACTTAGATACGATCAAAACCGTATTCCAAGACTACTCACTACCAAATGGCACATGGGAAGTAGCTGGCCAACTCGTGAAGCCACAAGATATTCAAAAGACTGCTCTGCTAACTATTGAAGGTGAGCTCGACGATATTTCTGGAAGTGGACAAACACGTTCAGCACATGGTTTATGTACTGGTATTCAAAAAGAACATAAAGATCACTACGAAGTTGCTGGTGCAGGTCACTACGGCATCTTTGCTGGGCGTCGTTGGCGCGACAAGGTTTACCCAAAGATCAAAAACTTTATTCGTGAACACCAAGTCGTCAACAAAAAGAGTAAGGCAAGACCTCCTGAGCTAGAAGGTTCTGACTAA
- a CDS encoding Fe-S cluster assembly transcription factor, protein MRLTTKGRFAVTAMIDLALRETHGPVTLAGISQRQKISLSYLEQLFGKLRRFNIVESTRGPGGGYTLARPSTEISVADIIVAVDEPLDATQCGGKGNCHTEEEGHGRCMTHDLWSNLNSKMVEYLSSVSLKDLVQQQEGRGMVIQDMRQKKIKVESVKAEKPAPALAAKKEAAPKAPLINSVFNLARQS, encoded by the coding sequence ATGAGACTTACAACTAAAGGTCGTTTTGCAGTAACCGCAATGATTGATTTAGCCCTGCGTGAAACGCATGGCCCTGTAACTTTGGCCGGAATCAGCCAAAGACAAAAGATTTCCCTTTCTTACCTCGAGCAATTGTTCGGCAAATTACGCCGCTTCAACATCGTTGAGAGTACTCGTGGCCCTGGAGGTGGATACACCCTAGCGCGTCCATCTACTGAAATTAGCGTAGCTGACATTATCGTGGCGGTAGATGAGCCATTGGATGCTACTCAATGTGGTGGCAAAGGCAACTGCCATACCGAAGAGGAAGGGCATGGTCGCTGTATGACTCATGATCTATGGAGTAATCTCAATTCCAAAATGGTGGAGTACCTCAGCTCAGTGAGCCTGAAAGATTTGGTTCAGCAGCAAGAAGGTCGCGGCATGGTGATTCAAGACATGCGTCAAAAGAAAATTAAAGTTGAAAGTGTGAAGGCTGAGAAACCAGCGCCAGCACTTGCGGCAAAAAAAGAAGCCGCTCCCAAAGCGCCACTCATCAACTCTGTCTTTAATTTGGCGCGACAGAGTTAA
- a CDS encoding amino acid aminotransferase, which produces MTLFASVQLAPKDPIFGLTEAYVADQRPDKVNLGVGVYYTDEGKVPLLKAVIKAEEAIVAKHSPRSYIPIEGPNPYNSAVQNLLFGADSSLIQDGRVVTAECLGGTGALRVGADFIKRLNLNAPCAISNPTWENHRGIFESAGFEVVEYAYFDGKTRGVDFDGMVKSLESFPKNTTVLLHACCHNPTGADITEAQWRQVIDICKNKGLIPFLDMAYQGFAAGIEQDGIAVRLFAQSGMSFFVSSSFSKSFSLYGERVGALSIVTQSKDESTRVLSQLKRVIRTNYSNPPTHGAAIAAAVLNSPELRKLWEDELAEMRDRIKAMRHGLVEKLAAAGVKQDFAFIEKQRGMFSYSGLTAEQVDRLQKEDGIYALSTGRICVAALNTKNIDKVAKAIARVLA; this is translated from the coding sequence ATGACCCTGTTTGCCTCAGTTCAATTAGCCCCTAAAGATCCTATTTTTGGCCTCACAGAAGCCTACGTTGCAGATCAGCGTCCTGACAAAGTAAACCTCGGTGTTGGCGTGTATTACACGGATGAAGGCAAAGTGCCTCTCTTAAAAGCAGTGATCAAGGCTGAAGAAGCCATTGTGGCGAAGCACTCACCACGCAGCTACATTCCTATCGAAGGTCCGAACCCATACAACAGTGCAGTACAAAATTTATTGTTTGGCGCAGACTCTTCCCTTATTCAAGATGGTCGCGTAGTGACTGCCGAATGTTTGGGTGGCACTGGTGCACTGCGTGTTGGCGCTGACTTCATTAAGCGCCTCAATTTAAACGCTCCATGCGCAATCAGTAATCCAACCTGGGAAAACCACCGCGGCATTTTTGAATCTGCCGGCTTCGAAGTAGTTGAGTACGCTTACTTTGATGGCAAGACCCGTGGCGTAGATTTTGATGGCATGGTCAAGTCATTGGAATCATTCCCAAAGAACACAACTGTACTTTTGCACGCCTGCTGCCACAACCCAACTGGTGCAGACATTACTGAAGCGCAATGGCGTCAAGTAATTGATATCTGCAAGAACAAAGGCTTGATTCCTTTCTTGGACATGGCCTACCAAGGCTTTGCCGCCGGGATTGAACAGGATGGTATTGCTGTACGCCTCTTTGCGCAATCAGGTATGTCTTTCTTCGTGTCGAGCTCTTTCTCTAAGTCATTCTCACTCTATGGTGAACGTGTAGGCGCTTTGTCTATCGTGACTCAAAGCAAAGATGAATCAACTCGCGTGCTTTCACAATTAAAGCGCGTCATTCGCACTAATTACTCCAACCCACCAACACATGGTGCTGCAATTGCAGCTGCTGTTTTGAATTCACCTGAACTGCGTAAACTTTGGGAAGATGAATTAGCAGAGATGCGTGATCGCATTAAAGCTATGCGTCATGGTTTAGTTGAAAAATTAGCTGCTGCTGGTGTAAAGCAAGATTTTGCTTTTATCGAGAAGCAGCGTGGAATGTTTTCTTACTCAGGCTTGACTGCTGAGCAAGTAGATCGCTTACAGAAAGAGGATGGCATTTATGCTCTCTCTACTGGACGCATTTGTGTGGCGGCGCTCAATACCAAAAATATTGATAAAGTTGCCAAAGCAATCGCCCGCGTATTGGCTTAA
- the rsxB gene encoding electron transport complex subunit RsxB, producing MKTKQANELTDRLEDLLPQTQCTKCGYPDCRGYAEALASGEALPNRCPPGGVEGIKRLSQVLTPIYPEDAFDLHPTIDSECGLERPRPVAFIDPQKCIGCTLCIQACPVDAIVGASKQMHVVLTEWCTGCDLCIPPCPVDCISMIDVTANKTGWNAWSQELADLSRQRYHDRDQRLKREKKDNDERLAKKAASKLVAVNVEHPTSAEEAKEKERKRAIIAAAIARAQQQK from the coding sequence ATGAAAACGAAACAGGCGAACGAACTCACTGATCGCCTGGAAGATCTTCTTCCTCAAACCCAATGTACAAAGTGTGGATACCCAGATTGCAGAGGGTATGCAGAAGCCCTAGCTAGTGGCGAAGCCCTACCCAATCGCTGCCCACCTGGCGGAGTAGAGGGGATTAAAAGACTCAGCCAAGTTTTAACTCCCATTTACCCAGAAGATGCATTTGATTTGCATCCCACCATCGACTCTGAGTGCGGCCTAGAGCGCCCAAGACCAGTTGCGTTTATAGACCCTCAGAAATGCATTGGTTGCACGCTCTGTATTCAGGCTTGTCCTGTCGACGCAATTGTTGGTGCCTCCAAACAAATGCATGTGGTACTAACTGAATGGTGTACTGGTTGTGATCTTTGCATCCCGCCATGCCCAGTCGATTGCATCAGTATGATTGATGTGACGGCTAATAAAACTGGCTGGAATGCTTGGTCTCAAGAATTAGCTGATCTCTCTCGTCAGCGTTATCACGATCGCGATCAGCGTCTTAAACGTGAGAAAAAAGATAATGACGAACGTCTGGCCAAGAAAGCAGCCTCTAAATTAGTAGCTGTTAATGTAGAGCACCCTACCTCAGCGGAAGAGGCAAAAGAGAAAGAGCGTAAGCGCGCCATTATTGCTGCAGCCATTGCTAGAGCACAACAACAAAAATGA
- the iscA gene encoding iron-sulfur cluster assembly protein IscA, which translates to MAITLTEKAAKHVNRNLEKRGKGCGLRLGVRTTGCSGLAYQLEYVDEPAAEDQIFESNGVKVFVDPKSLAYLDGTELDFVREGLNEGFKFQNPNVKDECGCGESFRV; encoded by the coding sequence ATGGCAATCACCTTAACTGAAAAAGCTGCAAAGCACGTTAACCGCAATCTAGAAAAGCGCGGTAAAGGCTGCGGGCTGCGTTTGGGTGTTCGCACCACGGGCTGCTCTGGCTTGGCGTATCAGTTGGAGTATGTTGATGAACCTGCTGCTGAAGATCAAATATTTGAGTCCAATGGCGTGAAAGTATTTGTTGATCCAAAGAGCTTGGCTTATTTGGATGGAACCGAATTGGATTTCGTACGTGAGGGTTTGAATGAAGGATTTAAGTTTCAAAATCCAAACGTAAAAGATGAGTGTGGTTGTGGCGAATCCTTCCGCGTCTGA
- the uvrB gene encoding excinuclease ABC subunit UvrB, protein MIAEMPPKLPKNGSKPEVKELQLKPVADPLGEVGHDLDPAKFVSFPDSPYQLYQPFPPAGDQPAAIDGLVEGIEDGLTYQTLLGVTGSGKTFTMANVIARTGRPAIIFAPNKTLAAQLYSEFREFFPKNAVEYFVSYYDYYQPEAYVPQRDLFIEKDSSINEHIEQMRLSATKSLLERRDVIIVATVSAIYGIGNPGDYHSMVMTLRPGDKMSQRDILTRLIAMQYDRNETDFKRGVFRVRGDTIDIFPAEHNELAVRVELFDDVVESLQFFDPLTGKIRQKIPRFTVYPSSHYVTPRETVLKAIETIKTELRTRLDEFVKDGKLVEAQRLEQRTRFDLEMLNELGFCKGIENYSRHLSGAAPGEAPPTLVDYLPNDALMFLDESHVLIGQLNAMYNGDKSRKHTLVEFGFRLPSAMDNRPLKFTEFETKMRQTIFVSATPADYEKEHQGQVVEQVARPTGLVDPEIEVLPASTQVDDLLSQIHDRVKVGERVLVTVLTKRMAEQLTDYLSDNGVKVRYVHSDIDTVERVEILRDLRLGVFDVLVGINLLREGLDIPEVSLVAILDADKEGFLRSERSLIQTIGRAARNVRGKAILYADRVTDSMRRAMGETDRRRTKQIAFNKLHGIEPKGVQKRIKDIIDGVYDVKEKRQEMQVEQERARYEDMGEKDLANEIKRLEKQMNAEAKNLEFEKAASTRDRLTKVKEMAFGARSRDSV, encoded by the coding sequence ATGATAGCCGAGATGCCCCCTAAGTTGCCCAAAAATGGATCAAAACCTGAAGTAAAAGAGCTGCAGTTAAAGCCTGTCGCTGACCCCCTGGGTGAAGTCGGGCACGACCTAGATCCGGCCAAGTTTGTAAGCTTCCCAGACTCCCCTTATCAGCTCTATCAGCCTTTCCCCCCAGCAGGGGACCAGCCGGCAGCCATTGATGGCTTGGTAGAGGGTATAGAGGACGGTTTGACCTATCAGACGCTATTAGGGGTAACGGGGTCAGGCAAGACCTTCACCATGGCCAATGTCATTGCTAGAACAGGCCGCCCAGCCATCATTTTTGCCCCAAATAAGACCTTGGCTGCTCAGCTTTATAGCGAATTTAGGGAGTTTTTCCCTAAAAATGCGGTTGAATACTTTGTCAGCTACTACGACTACTACCAGCCAGAAGCTTATGTGCCGCAGCGCGACCTCTTTATTGAGAAAGATTCCTCGATTAATGAGCATATTGAGCAAATGCGCTTGTCGGCTACCAAGAGTTTGTTAGAGCGTCGTGACGTCATCATTGTGGCAACGGTCTCTGCAATTTACGGTATTGGTAATCCTGGTGACTATCACAGCATGGTGATGACATTGCGTCCTGGCGACAAGATGAGTCAGCGGGATATTTTGACGCGCCTCATCGCGATGCAGTATGACCGCAATGAAACCGATTTCAAGCGCGGCGTATTTCGAGTGCGAGGCGATACAATTGATATCTTCCCTGCTGAACATAATGAATTAGCAGTACGCGTGGAATTATTTGATGATGTGGTCGAAAGTTTGCAATTCTTTGATCCACTTACCGGAAAAATTCGGCAAAAGATTCCACGGTTTACTGTGTATCCAAGTTCGCACTATGTGACGCCTCGTGAAACTGTTCTCAAAGCTATTGAAACGATCAAGACTGAGTTGCGTACTCGCCTCGACGAGTTTGTCAAAGATGGTAAGTTAGTTGAGGCGCAGCGTTTAGAGCAGCGTACCCGTTTTGATTTGGAGATGCTCAATGAATTGGGTTTCTGTAAGGGAATTGAGAATTACTCTCGCCATCTCTCAGGTGCCGCTCCAGGCGAGGCGCCACCTACCTTAGTGGACTATCTACCGAATGATGCATTGATGTTCTTAGATGAGAGCCATGTCCTAATAGGTCAGTTAAATGCGATGTACAACGGCGATAAATCTCGCAAACATACTTTGGTGGAATTTGGCTTTCGTTTACCTTCGGCAATGGATAACCGCCCACTGAAATTTACTGAGTTTGAAACCAAAATGCGTCAAACCATTTTCGTTTCTGCAACACCAGCCGATTATGAAAAAGAACACCAAGGTCAGGTAGTAGAGCAAGTAGCAAGACCAACGGGATTGGTTGACCCAGAAATTGAAGTGTTACCAGCAAGCACTCAAGTCGATGATTTGCTCAGTCAAATTCATGATCGTGTGAAGGTGGGTGAACGTGTTTTAGTCACAGTATTGACTAAACGGATGGCGGAGCAATTAACAGATTATCTTTCTGATAACGGTGTGAAGGTGCGTTACGTTCACTCTGATATTGATACGGTTGAGCGTGTTGAAATTTTGCGTGACCTTCGTTTGGGTGTATTCGATGTCTTAGTCGGCATTAACTTGCTACGCGAAGGTTTGGATATTCCAGAGGTTTCCTTAGTGGCCATTTTGGATGCCGATAAAGAAGGCTTCTTGCGCTCAGAGCGATCCTTAATTCAGACCATTGGTCGCGCTGCCCGAAATGTTCGGGGTAAAGCGATTCTGTATGCCGATAGAGTCACTGATTCCATGCGCCGAGCGATGGGGGAGACCGACAGGCGACGAACCAAGCAAATTGCTTTTAATAAACTCCATGGCATTGAGCCTAAAGGGGTTCAAAAGCGTATTAAGGACATTATTGATGGGGTTTATGACGTCAAAGAGAAGCGTCAGGAGATGCAGGTAGAGCAAGAGCGGGCTCGCTATGAAGATATGGGTGAAAAAGATTTAGCCAATGAAATCAAGCGCTTAGAAAAGCAGATGAACGCTGAAGCCAAGAATTTAGAATTTGAAAAAGCCGCTAGCACCCGGGATCGACTCACCAAGGTCAAGGAAATGGCCTTTGGAGCCAGGTCTAGGGATTCGGTCTAA
- the hscB gene encoding Fe-S protein assembly co-chaperone HscB, whose amino-acid sequence MSVVVANPSASDDYFHFFGLNQQFKIDLPALDQAYLAIQKEVHPDRHARGSETEQRLAMQMATFANTAFQTLKNPIQRGLYLCQLHGVDAKLETNTAMPAAFLMRQMEWRESLDEQAEDLPALEALMAEVEQSKADTLAEIAQAIDGAKNYQRAAELLRGLLFIDKFALELDDTIAALI is encoded by the coding sequence ATGAGTGTGGTTGTGGCGAATCCTTCCGCGTCTGACGATTACTTCCACTTCTTTGGTTTAAATCAGCAGTTCAAGATCGATTTGCCTGCACTTGATCAGGCGTATTTGGCAATTCAGAAGGAAGTTCATCCCGATCGACACGCTCGCGGCAGTGAAACTGAGCAACGCCTCGCGATGCAGATGGCAACTTTCGCGAATACTGCATTTCAAACTCTCAAAAATCCTATTCAACGTGGTTTGTATCTGTGTCAGTTGCATGGTGTTGATGCCAAGCTAGAAACCAATACTGCAATGCCTGCTGCTTTCTTGATGAGACAAATGGAATGGCGTGAAAGTCTGGATGAGCAGGCAGAAGATTTGCCAGCACTTGAAGCCTTGATGGCTGAAGTGGAGCAATCTAAGGCGGATACCCTTGCTGAAATTGCTCAGGCCATCGATGGCGCTAAAAATTATCAGCGTGCTGCAGAACTTCTGCGCGGCTTATTGTTTATTGATAAGTTTGCTCTTGAGTTGGATGACACTATTGCAGCCTTAATCTAG
- a CDS encoding IscS subfamily cysteine desulfurase gives MNAPQDLPLQPVPMFSLKHFPVYMDYSATTPIDPRVVDKMLPYLREQFGNAASRSHAYGWAAEEAVEWARSEVAQLVHADPREIVFTSGATESINLALKGAAHFYKERGNHIITVKTEHKATLDTCRELEREGFEVTYLDVLPNGLIDFAQLETAMKPGTILASVMYVNNEIGVVQDIPAIGELCRSRGVIFHVDAAQATGKVEIDLEKTKVDLMSFSAHKTYGPKGIGALFVRRKPRIRIEAQIHGGGHERGMRSGTLAVHQIVGMGEAFRIARIEMAEENKRIRGLRDRLLAGLKDIEEVYVNGDMDDRVPHNLNISFNYVEGESMLMALKDLAISSGSACTSASLEPSYVLRALGRNDELAHSSIRFTLGRFTTEEEVDFTIKLVKEKIAKLRELSPLWEMYKDGIDLSTIQWAAH, from the coding sequence ATGAACGCTCCACAAGATCTACCTTTGCAACCGGTTCCAATGTTTAGTCTAAAGCACTTTCCGGTGTACATGGACTATTCGGCAACAACACCGATTGATCCTCGTGTGGTTGACAAGATGTTGCCGTATTTGCGTGAGCAGTTCGGTAACGCCGCTTCCCGTAGTCACGCTTATGGCTGGGCTGCAGAAGAGGCAGTCGAGTGGGCGCGTTCAGAAGTAGCCCAATTAGTACATGCCGATCCTAGAGAGATCGTATTTACTAGCGGCGCTACTGAAAGTATTAACTTGGCACTGAAAGGTGCCGCCCATTTTTATAAAGAGCGCGGTAATCACATCATTACAGTGAAGACCGAGCATAAAGCCACTTTAGATACTTGCCGTGAATTGGAGCGTGAAGGTTTCGAAGTGACTTACTTAGATGTTTTGCCAAATGGCTTGATTGATTTTGCCCAGTTAGAAACTGCAATGAAGCCAGGTACGATTTTAGCTTCAGTGATGTATGTCAATAATGAAATCGGTGTTGTGCAAGATATTCCGGCAATTGGTGAGTTATGCCGTTCACGGGGCGTTATTTTCCACGTTGATGCAGCCCAAGCCACTGGCAAAGTAGAGATTGATTTAGAAAAGACCAAAGTCGATTTGATGAGCTTTTCTGCTCATAAGACTTATGGTCCAAAAGGTATCGGTGCATTGTTTGTGCGTCGCAAGCCTCGTATTCGTATTGAAGCCCAGATTCATGGTGGCGGTCACGAGCGCGGTATGCGTTCTGGCACATTGGCGGTTCATCAAATTGTGGGCATGGGCGAGGCATTCCGCATTGCTCGTATCGAGATGGCTGAAGAAAATAAACGTATCCGCGGATTGCGTGATCGCTTGTTGGCTGGTCTGAAGGATATTGAAGAAGTCTATGTAAACGGCGATATGGATGACCGTGTTCCCCATAACCTCAACATTAGCTTTAACTATGTTGAAGGTGAGTCCATGTTGATGGCGCTCAAAGATTTAGCCATTTCATCTGGCTCTGCTTGTACTTCAGCCTCTTTAGAGCCTTCATATGTGTTACGTGCGCTGGGCCGCAATGATGAGTTGGCGCATAGCTCGATTCGCTTCACTTTGGGTCGTTTCACGACGGAAGAAGAAGTGGATTTCACGATCAAGCTAGTGAAAGAAAAGATTGCAAAGTTGCGTGAGCTCTCCCCATTATGGGAGATGTACAAAGACGGAATCGACTTGAGCACGATTCAATGGGCTGCACACTAA